The Hypanus sabinus isolate sHypSab1 chromosome 1, sHypSab1.hap1, whole genome shotgun sequence genome contains a region encoding:
- the LOC132393741 gene encoding uncharacterized protein LOC132393741, which yields MGSEFSKDGCFHFPTMDRWNLDSLRSNLCKPPESCGGCINILLVGLVGAGKSSLINTFLSALDRQGRTITCVPTGMNNESLTPELRSYKAGSFKFWDTTGWNVLKYPDWTRRVLPMILEGRVHNGTNLQHFKPVLEDSKYPVIPENVIHGVALIFNIDTIDLISENDMEVFQKLQTIVAQKYVHRVVIGTKFELLGIPEKHNAWIYEYKPLQRKFEMLAESTGLDMRSMFVVSNLWRGGQIEMIRCILALYVLDNMVRNINQLRKVIGKADSVQRCETIRFSTVRALQWH from the exons ATGGGAAGCG AGTTTTCAAAGGATGGCTGTTTTCACTTTCCAACCATGGACAGATG GAATCTGGACTCTCTGAGGAGCAACTTGTGTAAACCCCCTGAGAGCTGTGGAGGCTGTATAAACATCCTGCTGGTCGGCCTGGTGGGGGCTGGGAAATCATCCCTCATCAACACATTCCTCTCGGCTCTGGATCGCCAAGGAAGGACCATAACCTGTGTCCCGACGGGGATGAATAACGAGTCTCTCACACCAGAG CTCAGATCCTACAAAGCAGGGAGTTTCAAGttttgggatacaactggatggAATGTTCTGAAGTACCCTGATTGGACAAGGAGAGTGTTACCAATGATCCTGGAAGGAAGAGTTCACAATGGAACAAAC TTACAGCATTTCAAGCCTGTCTTGGAAGATTCCAAGTATCCCGTTATTCCAGAAAATGTAATCCATGGAGTCGCATTAATATTTAACATCGACACCATAGACTTGATCAGTGAGAATGATATGGAAGTGTTTCAGAAGCTACAGACGATCGTGGCACAGAAAT ATgttcacagggttgtgattgggaCCAAGTTTGAATTATTAGGGATACCAGAGAAACACAATGCATGGATTTATGAATACAAGCCACTGCAGAGGAAG TTTGAAATGTTGGCAGAATCTACTGGATTGGATATGCGTTCCATGTTTGTGGTTTCGAATCTGTGGAGAGGTGGTCAGATTGAGATGATcagatgcatcctggccctgtatgtTCTGGATAATATGGTCAGAAATATTAACCAATTACGTAAAGTAATAGGCAAAGCTGACTCTGTCCAGCGCTGTGAAACCATTCGATTTTCAACTGTGCGGGCACTGCAGTGGCATTGA